One Vigna unguiculata cultivar IT97K-499-35 chromosome 11, ASM411807v1, whole genome shotgun sequence DNA window includes the following coding sequences:
- the LOC114170425 gene encoding uncharacterized protein LOC114170425 has protein sequence MSVGEYAAKFDELSKFCPYFHDRVDERSRCSKFESGLRPDIKQAVGYLEISSFPTLVNRCRIYEDDTKARQTQWRQGGPLRHKINDFNNKKPYQRPSHTSWNSSGQRHSSAANNSGITNPIKCFHCGGPHLSRNYTTRTVTCFNCGKLGHYRNECKELIKDQGSGGSNNRGNN, from the coding sequence ATGTCTGTAGGAGAATATGCAGCAAAGTTTGACGAGTTGTCAAAATTTTGTCCTTACTTTCATGATAGAGTTGATGAACGTTCTCGTTGTTCCAAGTTTGAAAGTGGACTGAGACCTGATATTAAACAAGCAGTTGGTTATTTAGAGATTTCGTCTTTTCCTACTCTTGTAAACCGTTGTAGAATTTATGAGGATGATACTAAGGCAAGACAAACTCAATGGAGGCAAGGAGGGCCTTTAAGGcacaaaataaatgattttaataataagaaaccctACCAACGTCCATCTCATACTTCGTGGAATTCTTCAGGACAAAGACATTCCTCTGCTGCCAATAATTCAGGCATAACCAATCCTATCAAATGTTTCCATTGTGGAGGACCTCATCTGTCAAGAAACTACACCACAAGGACTGTAACTTGCTTCAATTGTGGGAAATTGGGTCATTATCGCaatgaatgcaaagagttaATTAAGGATCAAGGAAGTGGGGGAAGCAACAATAGAGGAAATAATTAA
- the LOC114169731 gene encoding enoyl-[acyl-carrier-protein] reductase [NADH], chloroplastic isoform X1 → MPVFFCRFGAPSAILHTLKMATTPFSGLQFAMSRSCIPSSQKIADASALVLGGKSKIESWNKLASACNVASVQPLQRGFTSSSMKSVKSVTKATSESSAESAVSGLPINLKGKRAFIAGVADDNGYGWAIAKSLAAAGAEILVGTWVPALNIFESSLRRGKFDESRVLPDGSMMEITKVYPLDAVFDNLDEVPEDIKTNKRYAGSTKWTVQEVAESVKEDFGSIDILVHSLANGPEVTKPLLETSRNGYLAAISASSYSYVSLLKHFLPILNTGGSSISLTYIASERIIPGYGGGMSSAKAALESDTRVLAFEAGRKRRIRVNTISAGPLRSRAAKAIGFIDMMIDYSLANAPLQKELSAEEVGNAAAFLASPLASAITGTVLYVDNGLNAMGVGVDSPIFKDLDIPKDQH, encoded by the exons ATGCCTGTTTTCTTTTGTAGATTTGGGGCCCCTTCTGCCATACTGCACACATTGAAGATGGCGACAACACCATTTTCTGGTTTGCAATTTGCAATGTCAAGATCATGCATTCCATCATCACAGAAGATTGCAGATGCAAGTGCTTTGGTTCTTGGTGGCAAGTCCAAGATTGAATCATGGAATAAACTTGCAAGTGCATGTAATGTTGCCTCAGTGCAACCTCTCCAGCGGGGCTTCACTTCATCGTCCATGAAATCTGTCAAAAGTGTCACAAAGGCTACATCTGAGTCTAGTGCAGAAAGTGCTGTCTCAGGATTGCCAATTAATCTGAAAG GTAAAAGGGCTTTCATTGCTGGTGTTGCTGATGACAATGGATACGGATGGGCAATTGCAAAATCTCTTGCTGCAGCAGGAGCTGAAATTCTTGTCGGCACATGGGTTCCT GCTCTGAATATTTTTGAGTCCAGCCTACGGCGTGGAAAGTTTGACGAGTCACGCGT ATTACCAGACGGATCAATGATGGAGATTACCAAAGTTTATCCATTGGATGCAGTTTTTGACAATCTCGATGAAGTGCCAGAagat ATAAAAACAAACAAGCGGTACGCAGGATCCACTAAATGGACTGTTCAG GAAGTTGCTGAATCTGTTAAAGAAGACTTTGGCAGCATAGATATCCTTGTGCACTCACTTGCCAACGGACCAGAG GTGACAAAACCATTGTTGGAGACATCTCGGAATGGATATCTTGCTGCAATATCTGCATCTAGCTACTCCTATGTCTCTTTACTAAAGCATTTTCTTCCAATTCTGAACACAG gTGGCTCTTCAATCTCTCTGACATACATTGCTTCTGAAAGGATCATTCCTGG ATATGGTGGTGGTATGAGTTCTGCAAAAGCTGCGCTGGAGAGTGATACCCGA GTTCTTGCTTTTGAAGCAGGAAGAAAGCGCAGAATTAGAGTCAATACTATATCTGCTG GTCCACTGAGAAGTCGGGCTGCAAAGGCTATTGGATTCATTGATATGATGATTGATTATTCATTAGCCAATGCACCTCTACAGAAAGAACTATCGGCAG AGGAGGTGGGCAACGCAGCTGCCTTCTTAGCATCACCTTTGGCATCTGCTATCACTGGTACTGTTCTGTATGTTGACAATGGTCTGAATGCTATGGGTGTTGGAGTTGACAGTCCAATATTTAAAGATCTTGACATTCCCAAAGACCAGCATTAA
- the LOC114169731 gene encoding enoyl-[acyl-carrier-protein] reductase [NADH], chloroplastic isoform X2, with product MATTPFSGLQFAMSRSCIPSSQKIADASALVLGGKSKIESWNKLASACNVASVQPLQRGFTSSSMKSVKSVTKATSESSAESAVSGLPINLKGKRAFIAGVADDNGYGWAIAKSLAAAGAEILVGTWVPALNIFESSLRRGKFDESRVLPDGSMMEITKVYPLDAVFDNLDEVPEDIKTNKRYAGSTKWTVQEVAESVKEDFGSIDILVHSLANGPEVTKPLLETSRNGYLAAISASSYSYVSLLKHFLPILNTGGSSISLTYIASERIIPGYGGGMSSAKAALESDTRVLAFEAGRKRRIRVNTISAGPLRSRAAKAIGFIDMMIDYSLANAPLQKELSAEEVGNAAAFLASPLASAITGTVLYVDNGLNAMGVGVDSPIFKDLDIPKDQH from the exons ATGGCGACAACACCATTTTCTGGTTTGCAATTTGCAATGTCAAGATCATGCATTCCATCATCACAGAAGATTGCAGATGCAAGTGCTTTGGTTCTTGGTGGCAAGTCCAAGATTGAATCATGGAATAAACTTGCAAGTGCATGTAATGTTGCCTCAGTGCAACCTCTCCAGCGGGGCTTCACTTCATCGTCCATGAAATCTGTCAAAAGTGTCACAAAGGCTACATCTGAGTCTAGTGCAGAAAGTGCTGTCTCAGGATTGCCAATTAATCTGAAAG GTAAAAGGGCTTTCATTGCTGGTGTTGCTGATGACAATGGATACGGATGGGCAATTGCAAAATCTCTTGCTGCAGCAGGAGCTGAAATTCTTGTCGGCACATGGGTTCCT GCTCTGAATATTTTTGAGTCCAGCCTACGGCGTGGAAAGTTTGACGAGTCACGCGT ATTACCAGACGGATCAATGATGGAGATTACCAAAGTTTATCCATTGGATGCAGTTTTTGACAATCTCGATGAAGTGCCAGAagat ATAAAAACAAACAAGCGGTACGCAGGATCCACTAAATGGACTGTTCAG GAAGTTGCTGAATCTGTTAAAGAAGACTTTGGCAGCATAGATATCCTTGTGCACTCACTTGCCAACGGACCAGAG GTGACAAAACCATTGTTGGAGACATCTCGGAATGGATATCTTGCTGCAATATCTGCATCTAGCTACTCCTATGTCTCTTTACTAAAGCATTTTCTTCCAATTCTGAACACAG gTGGCTCTTCAATCTCTCTGACATACATTGCTTCTGAAAGGATCATTCCTGG ATATGGTGGTGGTATGAGTTCTGCAAAAGCTGCGCTGGAGAGTGATACCCGA GTTCTTGCTTTTGAAGCAGGAAGAAAGCGCAGAATTAGAGTCAATACTATATCTGCTG GTCCACTGAGAAGTCGGGCTGCAAAGGCTATTGGATTCATTGATATGATGATTGATTATTCATTAGCCAATGCACCTCTACAGAAAGAACTATCGGCAG AGGAGGTGGGCAACGCAGCTGCCTTCTTAGCATCACCTTTGGCATCTGCTATCACTGGTACTGTTCTGTATGTTGACAATGGTCTGAATGCTATGGGTGTTGGAGTTGACAGTCCAATATTTAAAGATCTTGACATTCCCAAAGACCAGCATTAA
- the LOC114169730 gene encoding endoglucanase 5 yields MNMKNLNISLCVLLIALVRLGGSAPSSFNYGDALDKSLMFFEAQRSGKLPLQQRVKWRGDSGLQDGFQQGVDLVGGYYDAGDHVKFGLPMAYSVTMLAWGAIEFSKEITNLNQMGHALWAIKWGTDYFVKAHTQPNVLWGQVGDGVSDHYCWERAEDMTTSRGAYKIDEQHPGSDLAGETAAALAAAALAFRPYNSSYSGLLLVHAKQLFTFADRFRGLYDDSISSAQQFYTSSGYSDELLWAATWLHLATGDEYYLKYVVDNGVYMGGTGWAMKEFSWDNKYAGVQILLTKILLEGKAGPYADTLKQYQAKADYFSCACLQKNDGYNVQKTPGGLLYVREWNNMQYVSSATFLLAVYSNYLSATKANLNCPDGQTQPQELLNFVKSQADYILGNNPADTSYLVGYGAKYPLHVHHRGASIASIFSLHSEVGCTQGFELWYNRAESNPNVICGALVGGPDKNDGFSDDRSNYEQTEPTLSGSAPLVGIFAKLQSLYGNIGEGYNHNESPVTQQKTQSYNQDESQVPQQKTPSTYAGKETASKTSEGCVAGCPVQFLHSISSSWTVGGATYYRHRVIIKNTSSKPISDLKLVVKDLTGSLWGLSSTEEKDTYELPQWQKVLNPGSECIFVYVQGGPQAKVSIKSFQ; encoded by the exons ATGAACATGAAGAACCTGAACATCTCTTTGTGCGTGCTTCTCATAGCTCTTGTGCGCTTAGGGGGAAGTGCACCATCAAGCTTCAACTATGGTGATGCCCTTGACAAGAGTTTGATGTTCTTTGAAGCACAGAGATCTGGGAAGCTACCACTGCAGCAGCGAGTCAAGTGGCGTGGTGATTCTGGCCTCCAAGATGGTTTTCAGCAAGGA GTAGACCTGGTGGGAGGGTACTATGATGCAGGAGATCATGTGAAGTTTGGGTTGCCAATGGCGTACAGTGTGACAATGCTTGCATGGGGAGCCATTGAATTCAGCAAGGAAATTACGAACTTGAACCAAATGGGACATGCATTATGGGCCATTAAATGGGGAACTGATTACTTTGTCAAAGCACACACTCAACCCAATGTTCTTTGGGGACAG GTGGGAGATGGAGTTTCTGATCATTACTGCTGGGAGCGTGCTGAAGACATGACTACATCAAGAGGTGCTTACAAAATTGATGAACAACACCCTGGTTCTGATCTGGCAGGTGAAACTGCAGCTGCATTGGCTGCAGCAGCTTTAGCTTTCAGGCCCTACAATTCATCTTACTCTGGTCTTCTGCTGGTTCATGCAAAACAG CTGTTCACATTCGCAGACAGGTTCAGAGGTCTCTATGATGACTCTATTTCAAGTGCTCAGCAATTCTACACTTCTTCCGGTTACTCA GATGAATTATTATGGGCTGCCACGTGGCTACACCTGGCAACTGGAGATGAATACTACCTAAAGTATGTGGTGGACAATGGTGTGTACATGGGTGGAACTGGCTGGGCAATGAAAGAGTTCTCTTGGGACAACAAATATGCTGGTGTGCAGATCCTCCTAACAAAG ATATTACTGGAAGGGAAAGCTGGTCCTTATGCTGATACACTAAAGCAATACCAGGCCAAGGCAGATTATTTTTCATGTGCCTGCTTGCAAAAGAATGATGGTTACAATGTCCAGAAAACACCAG GTGGCTTACTATACGTGCGTGAATGGAACAACATGCAGTATGTTTCTTCTGCTACATTCCTTTTAGCTGTTTACTCTAATTACCTCTCAGCAACAAAAGCAAATCTCAACTGTCCAGATGGACAAACTCAGCCTCAGGAGCTCCTCAACTTTGTTAAGTCTCAG GCTGATTATATCCTTGGTAATAACCCTGCGGATACGAGCTACTTGGTTGGATATGGAGCAAAATATCCTCTTCATGTTCACCACAGGGGCGCTTCCATTGCTTCAATCTTTTCTCTTCACAGTGAGGTTGGCTGCACTCAAGGATTTGAGCTGTGGTATAACCGTGCTGAGTCAAATCCTAATGTCATCTGTGGTGCCCTCGTGGGTGGTCCTGATAAAAATGATGGCTTCTCCGATGACAGATCCAATTATGAACAAACTGAGCCTACACTTTCAGGTTCTGCTCCTCTTGTGGGCATCTTTGCTAAACTGCAGAGTTTGTATGGTAATATAGGTGAAG GTTACAACCATAATGAATCACCAGTAACccaacaaaaaacacaaa GTTACAACCAAGATGAATCACAAGTGCCTCAGCAAAAAACACCGA GCACATATGCAGGAAAAGAAACAGCATCTAAAACATCAGAAG GTTGTGTTGCAGGTTGCCCCGTGCAATTTCTTCACTCAATAAGTAGCTCATGGACTGTTGGAGGTGCAACCTACTACCGTCACAGGGTCATAATCAAGAATACTTCTTCGAAGCCAATCTCAGATCTTAAGTTGGTGGTTAAGGACCTCACAGGCTCTTTATGGGGTCTCTCTTCAACAGAAGAAAAGGACACCTATGAACTTCCCCAATGGCAGAAGGTCTTGAATCCTGGCTCTGAGTGTATATTTGTATATGTTCAAGGCGGACCCCAAGCTAAAGTTTCCATTAAAAGCTTCCAATGA
- the LOC114169249 gene encoding uncharacterized protein LOC114169249 translates to MVAEEEVVSMFDETTIKAQRAARSENWRLFKKIFEEDKKRLVEPFDLFGNTAIHIATRSNNPRLLHELLEMLSEKERWHALRKGNCVNNTLLHEIVLGTAVEMVGVVLKFEKEAAPEEEKRRVALLEIQNDSGETPLFVAAKLGRLEMLKYMARHVEGDITSHFVRFDKYSALHASILGQFFDVAVWLIKMDEKLAQHKDMNGMTCLQLLSNMPLVFRSQAPAMGTVKNLIYKMLPEEGYEIHDDDENESADYTHQRKDIESGQQDEAKFPSSDRWRINYAIWRTLAKEFDGIGRIWKLKKQHKLAEHLSELLVQKDFSWQISFHENLHPLIMSPVLSKSDRIKHTHHMKEMHKTNSEMSRSTSYRPITTEKLSIPHYKNYTPLLLAAGSGIVEIVGKIIDRFPEAICHVSQDEHNVLHMAVKHRQLKIFNLLKKHSAFKSLIFRITAEGRTLLHQISRMEFYVEQHLPGVAFQLQDELRWYERVKHIVPTYYLMHCDKDGLTAEDVLEMEHREMHKEAKGWIKETAQSCSTVAVLVATVVFAAAYTIPGGTNQNNGFPMFLGSRVFLFYTVTDVVALVSSLASVLMFLSILTSPYELWDFRSYLPRKLSLGFAFLFFSLVCTMLTLSATVLLTIRLGNHQKWAYVLFGCAVFFPVVIFWRMQFPLYNMFQRLAQRLFKKLTRAVPNYLVKYSGKRSQTRNYHGISMTS, encoded by the exons atggtGGCAGAGGAAGAAGTAGTGTCTATGTTTGATGAGACAACGATAAAAGCTCAAAGGGCTGCAAGGAGTGAAAACTGGAGATTGTTCAAGAAAATCTTTGAGGAAGACAAGAAGCGTTTGGTGGAGCCTTTTGACTTGTTCGGGAACACTGCAATTCACATTGCAACACGTTCGAACAATCCAAGGCTTCTCCACGAGTTGTTGGAAATGCTGAGTGAGAAGGAGCGGTGGCATGCATTGAGGAAGGGGAATTGTGTGAATAACACCCTTCTCCATGAGATCGTCCTTGGTACTGCGGTTGAGATGGTTGGTGTTGTGTTGAAGTTTGAGAAAGAGGCAGCAccagaagaagaaaagagaagggTGGCATTGCTAGAGATCCAAAATGACTCAGGTGAGACACCTCTCTTTGTTGCTGCTAAGCTTGGCAGGCTTGAGATGCTCAAATATATGGCCAGACATGTTGAGGGTGACATAACAAGTCATTTTGTTAGATTTGACAAATATTCGGCTCTTCATGCTAGCATTCTTGGACAGTTTTTTG ATGTTGCTGTCTGGTTGATAAAAATGGATGAGAAACTAGCTCAACACAAGGATATGAATGGAATGACATGTCTTCAACTTCTATCCAATATGCCACTTGTATTTAGGAGCCAAGCCCCTGCCATGGGAACAGTGAAGAatcttatatataaaa TGCTTCCGGAGGAAGGATATGAAatccatgatgatgatgaaaatgaaaGCGCTGACTACACACATCAAAGGAAAGATATAGAAAGTGGCCAACAAGACGAGGCCAAGTTTCCTAGTTCAG ATCGGTGGAGGATCAACTATGCTATTTGGAGAACGCTGGCTAAAG AGTTCGATGGGATTGGACGTATATGGAAACTAAAGAAACAGCATAAGTTAGCAGAGCATCTTTCTGAGTTGTTAGTGCAGAAGGACTTTTCATGGCAGATTTCATTTCACGAAAACTTGCACCCCCTTATTATGTCCCCGGTTCTTTCCAAATCAGACAGGATAAAACACACTCACCACATGAAGGAGATGCACAAGACCAATAGTGAAATGTCCCGTTCTACAAGTTACAGACCTATAACCACAGAAAAACTTAGCATTCCCCATTATAAGAACTACACGCCACTTCTCTTGGCAGCTGGCTCAGGAATCGTGGAAATCGTTGGGAAAATCATTGACAGGTTTCCGGAGGCCATTTGTCACGTTAGCCAGGACGAACACAACGTTCTGCACATGGCTGTGAAGCACCGTCAGCTGAAAATCTTCAACTTGCTAAAGAAACATTCGGCGTTCAAATCATTGATATTCCGGATAACTGCAGAAGGTCGAACTCTCTTGCACCAAATTTCGAGAATGGAGTTTTACGTAGAGCAGCACCTACCTGGTGTTGCATTCCAACTCCAGGACGAGTTGCGCTGGTACGAA CGAGTGAAACACATTGTTCCAACATACTACCTGATGCACTGTGACAAAGACGGGCTAACGGCGGAGGATGTGTTGGAAATGGAGCATCGAGAGATGCACAAAGAAGCAAAAGGGTGGATTAAGGAAACGGCGCAGTCATGCTCAACCGTGGCTGTCCTTGTTGCCACGGTGGTTTTTGCGGCGGCGTACACCATCCCAGGTGGCACTAATCAGAACAATGGCTTCCCAATGTTTCTTGGTTCTCGAGTGTTTCTGTTCTACACTGTGACGGACGTTGTGGCACTTGTGAGCTCACTGGCATCAGTGCTGATGTTTCTGTCAATACTAACCTCCCCTTATGAGCTGTGGGATTTCCGGAGTTATCTGCCGCGAAAACTGAGCTTAGGGTTTGCCTTTCTCTTCTTCTCGTTGGTGTGCACGATGCTCACACTCAGTGCAACAGTTTTGCTGACCATTCGGTTGGGGAATCACCAGAAATGGGCTTACGTTTTGTTTGGCTGTGCTGTGTTCTTCCCTGTCGTCATTTTTTGGCGAATGCAATTTCCACTGTACAACATGTTCCAACGTCTCGCCCAGCGGCTATTTAAGAAGCTTACGCGAGCAGTACCAAACTACCTTGTCAAATATTCCGGGAAAAGGTCTCAGACAAGAAATTATCACGGGATATCAATGACTAGCTAG